CGTGCCTGTTCTCCCGGATACGAGCGATACACGATCGGCGCTTCCGCCGTCCCGGAATCTTGCTCCTCCAACAGGAAGCTATCGTCCAGGATCGGGTACTCTCCTTCCCGCAAATACACCGTGATTCCGCCCGCGGGAAGTCCGGACAACTGTTTCGTGTCGCGAATATGGTCCCGGGCGCGCTCTAACGTCAGAAACGGACGTTCGCTCGTCCCGTCTCCGGCGCTGTCGTCGCCGTCCGGCGCGACGTACAGAGCAAGTCCCGGAGCCGCCTCCGAAACTTCCTGCGCCGAGGCGCCGACCGCCGAACCGAATGCCGCCGTAAAGCAAATCGCGACCGTCAGCATCAGGGTTAAGCCTTTCTTCCACTGCTTTCTCATGCTCCCGTCATCCCTCCAACAAGTTGTTATATATGCAATCCCGGCGGCCCGCCCGCGAGCGAACCGCCGGAAACCTGATGACTATCGCTTGATCGCGCGATAGTGTTTGCGCTTTCATGAATAGCCGGGATCCCTCCTGTTCCGCAAAGCGGATGTTTTCTGTAAACGATTACAAACAAAGGTTTGGCATTGACGCCGTTCGGCCCGCTAATCCGTTTCGCAGTTCCCATTGTAGTGCTTCGCTACCCGGAAACGGAATGCTACAAAACAGACATGCATGCAGTTTTCATGACACCTTTCGCGATCGGTGAACGGCAATCGGCTTCGACACCCTTGCGTCGAAGCCGATTGCCGTTCACGCTCTATTCTTGTCTCGATACTCCTGCGGCGTAATGCCGAAGTAACGCTTAAACACCTTAATGAAATATTGGGGATTCTGATAGCCCAGCCTCGCCGTAATCTCGTAGATGCGTTCTTGCGTATTCTTTAACATATACGCCGCCTTCTCCATTCGAAAGCGATACAGGTAATCGCTGATGCTCTCCCCGGTCTCGCTCTTATAGACTCTCGACAAATACGACGGGTTCAAATACACGTGATCCGCCAACGTCTGGACGGAAACGTCCTCCTCCATATGCAATTCGATGTAGCGGTGTACTTGGTCGACGATCGTCGCGCGGGTATTGCCCGCCTCCTTGTCCATCTCTTGTTTTAATCGCCCGTAGACGCGGTAGGACCAATCCTCGAGTTGTCGGATCGTCTGGAACTGGTTCGCGTCGAGAAGCATTTCGTAATCGGTCTCGGAAATCAACTCGTGCAGTCTTCGTCCGTTCTTATGGCTGATATAAGCGAAGGACCCCGATACCTCGAAGAATACCTCCAGAATATGTTCTTGCGACTCGTTCCATATATCGTTGAGTTCCTTGAAGATGCGCTCCAGCTTTCGTTCGAGCTGTTCGAAGCGTCCCGCCTCGAACAGCTGCTTGAAGGTCGGCGGCTAGTACAGCCGCTCGATCGATCGGATGCGGGCGGTTTCCGCCTCTCCGCGAATGGTCAGGAAAAACTCCCGCTCGCTCCCTACCTGCTGTCTGAAAGAAAATAGCGCTTGTTGATACAAAGGCGGAATATCCCGCGGGAAGACGCCCCGACGCGTGGCCAGAATCGATATGCGGCCCTTCAAGAAATGTCGAACCTGTTCTTGCAGTTGCTCGGCCAACGCCTCGAGATCCGCGTCTCCCGCGTCCGGCTTTCGTTTCGCGAGAAAGACGAGATAGTCGTGGGGGTCCTTGCCGAACCACAACTCGAAGGCCGGACGGAAAATTTCCTCCGTAATGTTGCACACTGCGAATTCGAACAGCGACACGCTGTGTTCGTCGTAATCGTCGAACTCCTCCTCGAGCCGAATCATCAGCATCGCGACTTCGTCGCCGGGACCGAACTGAAGCTCGTAGGTTCGCATCTTGTTCAACAGCGCCGTCTCCGAACCGATTCGCCGCTGCAGCACGTCCAGCAAGAGCGTCTCGTGCAGACGCGGCAAGTTTTCGCGCAGCGTATGAATCGCGCGCCGTACCATCTCGTCGGATTCCCGTTCCCGCGCCAGTTCGCCGATGACCCTGCTTACGACTTCTATAATCTCTTCGTTGGACGCCGGCTTGAGCAAGTAGTCGGAAATCTGGGCCAGAATCGCTTGCTTTGCATACTCGAATTCGGCGAAGCCGGACAACAGGATGCACTTGGTGCCTGGCCGAGCGGACCGGATGCGGTCGAGGAGCTCGAGGCCCGACATGCCGGGCATCTTGATATCCATCATGACGATGTCGACCGCATGCTCCTCCAACACCTTCAGCGCGCCGTGCCCGGAATACGCTTTATATACGGGACCGACGCCGAGTTCCTCCCAGCGGATCGTGCCGGCGATATCCTCGACGATGTGCGCATGGTCGTCGACGATCAATAATGGGTGCATCGATCATCCCTCCTTGTTCCCGGTTGATTCTCTCCAATGGAGCGTTACGATGCATCCGCCCGTCTTCGGCGAAGCGATCTCCAGTCCCGCTCCCTTCCCGAAGCGATGAACCATCCGTTGATGTACGTTCCACATCCCGTACCCCGTCTCTTCGTCCTGCGGGAGACTTAGCTTCCGTTTCAACGCGAACAGGGCTTCCGGCGCCAGACCTACGCCGTTGTCTTCGACGACGATCCGATGTTCGTCGCCGTCGGACAGGCCGTAAATATGAATCATCCCGGGAGCTTCCATCGGCTCGATCCCGTGAACGACCGCATTCTCTACCGCAGGTTGGATGATCAGCCTCGGAATGACGGCATCCATCATACGCTCCGGAATATCGACGCTGAAGTTAAATCGAGGCATCTGCAGTCGCTGAATATTCAAGTAATTCGCGATGAGCTCCATCTCTTCGCGGATCGTCGTGTCCTCCGATTCGATACGCGTCGTATAGCGATAGTATTTGCTTAAGTTTAGCGCCATCGCGACGACCGGTTCGTTTTTTCCGAGCTGCGCCATGCTCTTGATGAAAGCGAAACAGTTGTATAAAAAATGCGGATTGATTTGGGACTGCAGTTGCTTCAGCTTGGCCTCCTTCGACCGAAGCTTCTCTTGGTACACCCGCTCGATCAGCTCTTGAATTTGCTCGGCCATCTCGTTGAACCGGGTAAACAAAAAGTCGAATTCGCCGCTTTGTTTCATCGCGATCCGTGCGGAATAATCGCCGATCTTCAGCCGTTGCACGCCTCGAACGAGTTGAACGATCGGCATCTGCACATGTTTATAAAGCAAATACGCGGAGAGAACGCCGAGCGTGACCATCAGTCCCGCGGCGAAGAAGAACGTATTGCGACTATCTCGAATCGGCGACAAAATCTCTTCCACGGGAATGTAGTCGATCAAATACCAACCGAGACTTTCCGAGCGAACGTAGCTGAGCAGGTAGTCTCGCCCCTCCAGCTTGACCGTCCGATGACCGGAATCCCCGACGACCGGCGGTTCCGTCCCGCCGATGATCAACCCGATCAACGTCCGTTCGGCCGAACGGTTCGTAATCGGTCGGTAGGAGGGATGATACAAGAACGGGTCGCCGGTTCCTCCGATCTTAAAGTCGTCGAGCATCTTCACGATGCTGTCTTCGGTAAAGCCGACCTCGACGATCAGCTCCGCCCGGCGCGGGTCGGCTTCGGCGGCCGCCGGCAATACCTCATGCTTCACGAAGGTATGCCGTTCTTGCCCGTACAGATCGTTCAGCCGATACGACCATCGCCTTGTCGATAAGCTGGTCGAAGCGAATTTCCGTTCGTAATCGATCGAGGCGAGCGTCGTGACTCCGGTCCGCAGCCGCGGCGAATAGACGGTCAGTTGGTTGGTCCAGCCGCCGATCGCGTTGTGCATCCGCAGTTTATCCAACATCCGGGTCTTGACCTCCACCATTTGGTACACCCTTGCGTCTTCCCTCATGTCCTTGAATTCCCGCACGGTCGAGTCGGTCCCCAACGTGATCGCGAACAAGTCGAGCTGTTCGATGTTGGTTTCTACCTGGCTGAGAAAGAAGGATAGCTGCTTCACCGTCGAAGCGGCGATTTCGCTCCGGACCACATTCTCGCTGATGCGGTTGGAGTATAGAAACAGGATGAGGAACGGGCCTAGCAGCACGATCAACGTGACCATGCCTTTCTGGAAAATGTTCATTTTCATCCACATAGGCGCGACCTCCGGAAGTAATTAAAAGTGCATCGAAGTGGGAAGATTGCCATGTAACCCTTTACAAACAACCAGTAGAATGACCATATCACAAGATTTCAAGAAAGCGAGGCTTACTTTAAGTGAAATTGAAAACGACATCGACCGTTCCTGTCAAGCCTCAAAGTTTCGGCACGTGGAAGAGATTGTACCAGTACAGGTACCTATACCTGCTCGGCGTGCCCGGGATCGTCTTCTTCCTGATCTTCAAGTACATCCCGATGGGGGGCATCGCGATCGCCTTCCAGAACTACAGTCCCATCCGGGGCATGATGGGAAGCGATTGGGTCGGGTTCGCGCATTTCGCGAGATTGTTCGGCGAACCGGATTTCTGGATGATCTTCCGAAATACGCTCGTGTTGAGTATGCTCGGCATCATCTTTTTATTCCCGGCTCCGATCCTGCTCGCGCTCGTGCTGAACGAGGTGCGGAGTAAGGTGTACAAGCGAACGGTTCAAACGATCATCTATCTTCCACACTTCATCTCATGGGTCGTTATCGTCAGCCTTACGTTCGTCTTTCTCTCGACGGAGGTTGGCCTTCTTAACAAACTGCTCGTC
The nucleotide sequence above comes from Paenibacillus antri. Encoded proteins:
- a CDS encoding helix-turn-helix transcriptional regulator, with amino-acid sequence MISETDYEMLLDANQFQTIRQLEDWSYRVYGRLKQEMDKEAGNTRATIVDQVHRYIELHMEEDVSVQTLADHVYLNPSYLSRVYKSETGESISDYLYRFRMEKAAYMLKNTQERIYEITARLGYQNPQYFIKVFKRYFGITPQEYRDKNRA
- a CDS encoding response regulator, encoding MHPLLIVDDHAHIVEDIAGTIRWEELGVGPVYKAYSGHGALKVLEEHAVDIVMMDIKMPGMSGLELLDRIRSARPGTKCILLSGFAEFEYAKQAILAQISDYLLKPASNEEIIEVVSRVIGELARERESDEMVRRAIHTLRENLPRLHETLLLDVLQRRIGSETALLNKMRTYELQFGPGDEVAMLMIRLEEEFDDYDEHSVSLFEFAVCNITEEIFRPAFELWFGKDPHDYLVFLAKRKPDAGDADLEALAEQLQEQVRHFLKGRISILATRRGVFPRDIPPLYQQALFSFRQQVGSEREFFLTIRGEAETARIRSIERLY
- a CDS encoding sensor histidine kinase; protein product: MWMKMNIFQKGMVTLIVLLGPFLILFLYSNRISENVVRSEIAASTVKQLSFFLSQVETNIEQLDLFAITLGTDSTVREFKDMREDARVYQMVEVKTRMLDKLRMHNAIGGWTNQLTVYSPRLRTGVTTLASIDYERKFASTSLSTRRWSYRLNDLYGQERHTFVKHEVLPAAAEADPRRAELIVEVGFTEDSIVKMLDDFKIGGTGDPFLYHPSYRPITNRSAERTLIGLIIGGTEPPVVGDSGHRTVKLEGRDYLLSYVRSESLGWYLIDYIPVEEILSPIRDSRNTFFFAAGLMVTLGVLSAYLLYKHVQMPIVQLVRGVQRLKIGDYSARIAMKQSGEFDFLFTRFNEMAEQIQELIERVYQEKLRSKEAKLKQLQSQINPHFLYNCFAFIKSMAQLGKNEPVVAMALNLSKYYRYTTRIESEDTTIREEMELIANYLNIQRLQMPRFNFSVDIPERMMDAVIPRLIIQPAVENAVVHGIEPMEAPGMIHIYGLSDGDEHRIVVEDNGVGLAPEALFALKRKLSLPQDEETGYGMWNVHQRMVHRFGKGAGLEIASPKTGGCIVTLHWRESTGNKEG
- a CDS encoding ABC transporter permease, with protein sequence MKLKTTSTVPVKPQSFGTWKRLYQYRYLYLLGVPGIVFFLIFKYIPMGGIAIAFQNYSPIRGMMGSDWVGFAHFARLFGEPDFWMIFRNTLVLSMLGIIFLFPAPILLALVLNEVRSKVYKRTVQTIIYLPHFISWVVIVSLTFVFLSTEVGLLNKLLVALGFDKVRFMMEEDYFYPIVLLQGLWKDVGWNTIIYLAAIAGVNPSLYEAAEIDGAGRFSKVWNVTVPSIVPTVIILFILGLGNILEVNFEQLWLMQNPLVLNVSEVFDTYVYKVGIQGGQFSYSTAVGIFKSFVGLALIVGANYWIRKKGYEGIW